A single Vigna radiata var. radiata cultivar VC1973A chromosome 8, Vradiata_ver6, whole genome shotgun sequence DNA region contains:
- the LOC106771405 gene encoding thaumatin-like protein 1b, with protein sequence MTTTSAALFLCFAFLFCVSQGAKITFTNKCQYTVWPGTLTGDQKTQLSSTGFELASGTSNSLDLPSPWSGRFWARTGCSNNNGRFSCATADCGSGQVPCNGAGGNPPATLVEITVAENGGQDFYDVSNVDGFNIPMSVTPQGGSGECKSSTCRSNINAVCPAELQMKGSDGSVIGCKSACLAFGDDKYCCKGAYDKAETCPPTDYSRFFEEQCPEAYSYAYDDKNSTFTCSNRPDYVITFCP encoded by the exons ATGACTACCACAAGTGCTGCTCTCTTCCTTTGCTTTGCATTCCTCTTCTGTG TGTCTCAAGGAGCAAAGATTACTTTCACAAACAAGTGCCAATACACAGTATGGCCAGGAACCCTAACCGGAGACCAAAAGACTCAGTTATCGTCAACCGGTTTCGAGTTGGCCTCAGGAACATCAAACTCTTTGGACCTTCCATCTCCATGGTCAGGTCGGTTCTGGGCTCGAACAGGATGCTCTAACAACAACGGAAGGTTCAGTTGCGCCACAGCAGATTGCGGCTCCGGTCAAGTCCCGTGCAACGGCGCAGGTGGAAATCCACCCGCAACTTTGGTAGAAATAACGGTTGCAGAGAACGGAGGGCAAGATTTCTACGACGTGAGCAACGTGGACGGGTTCAACATCCCGATGTCCGTAACCCCACAAGGTGGTAGTGGCGAATGCAAAAGCTCGACTTGCCGGAGCAACATCAACGCTGTGTGCCCTGCAGAACTTCAAATGAAAGGGTCTGATGGCAGCGTGATCGGTTGCAAGAGTGCTTGTTTGGCTTTCGGAGATGATAAGTATTGTTGCAAAGGAGCATACGACAAGGCTGAGACATGTCCACCAACGGACTACTCTCGGTTCTTCGAGGAACAGTGCCCTGAGGCTTATTCCTATGCTTACGATGACAAGAACAGCACTTTCACTTGCTCCAACAGACCTGACTATGTCATCACATTTTGCCCTTGA